In Thunnus albacares chromosome 10, fThuAlb1.1, whole genome shotgun sequence, a single window of DNA contains:
- the LOC122989839 gene encoding protocadherin alpha-8-like — MEQRRYERRHRTGCLTGYVVAVLLWCVASAQLRYSISEGVNEGTVVGNIAKDLGLEKSTLKDRKYRIVSGGADSLFHVNQNDGILYVSREIDREEVCAQSSMCLINLKTLLENPLEVHYVVVEVLDVNDHSPSFPEKEKKLEISESVLPGARFQLKPSRDRDSGHFSVQQYKLSHNDHFRLEVRDKGEDGKIPILVLQKSLDREAAGSHSLVLTALDGGKPPKSGDMNILVNVLDVNDNTPIFSKDIYSVTLSENAPIGTTVIQVNATDLDDGPNGEVVYSFGNSVSNSLFTLFDINQSTGEIIVNGLIDYEEKDKYEIEIQASDKGVAPLTTEKSVIIKIVDVNDNAPEIEVTSFSSSIPEDSRPGTTVALISVNDLDSGLNGNVICSIAEDVPFVLSPSLQDKMYSLVTKLPLDREKRAKYELTIVAKDSGQPSLSSEKTISVVVSDVNDNSPEFSQSPYTFYVSETNEPGTSVFAVKAFDRDENDNAVISYRILRDGSEENKLTSFLNINTENGDILALKSFDFETLKTFQFQVVATDSGTPSLSSNVTVNVFILDQNDNAPVILYPVSSNGSAEGVEEIPRNVNAGHLVTKVRAYDADIGYNGWLLFSLQEVTDHSLFGLDRYTGQIRTLRSFTETDEAEHKLVILVKDNGNVSLSATATVIVKLVEPKEAFAASDVKSSTKVDEEDNVTLYLMITLGSVSTLFLISIIVLIAMQCSKPTDYTSKYLQDTNYDGTLCHSIQYRSGDKRYMLVGPRMSIGSTIVPGSHANTLVLPDRRRASEEVRQFFL; from the coding sequence ATGGAACAAAGAAGATATGAGAGACGACACAGAACAGGGTGTTTGACCGGCTACGTCGTTGCTGTGCTCTTGTGGTGTGTGGCTTCGGCGCAACTGAGATATTCGATCTCCGAGGGAGTTAACGAAGGAACTGTGGTCGGAAATATAGCGAAAGACCTGGGATTAGAGAAAAGCACACTAAAAGACAGGAAGTATCGGATTGTTTCTGGCGGTGCGGATTCGCTTTTCCATGTGAATCAAAACGATGGTATCTTGTATGTTAGCCGAGAGATTGACAGGGAAGAGGTGTGCGCGCAGAGCAGTATGTGTTTAATAAATCTGAAAACCTTGCTGGAAAACCCGCTGGAGGTGCACTATGTTGTAGTGGAGGTGCTGGATGTAAATGACCACTCTCCAAGTTTcccagagaaagagaaaaaattaGAAATTTCTGAGTCTGTATTGCCGGGAGCACGCTTTCAGCTGAAACCTTCACGGGATCGAGACAGTGGCCATTTCTCCGTGCAACAATATAAACTCAGCCACAACGATCACTTTCGTTTGGAAGTTAGGGACAAAGGAGAAGATGGTAAAATACCGATATTAGTTTTACAAAAATCATTGGATAGGGAGGCAGCTGGAAGCCACTCGTTGGTGCTGACGGCTCTAGATGGGGGGAAACCTCCGAAATCTGGAGATATGAATATTTTAGTAAATGTTTTGGATGTTAATGATAACACCCCGATTTTCTCGAAGGATATCTATTCTGTTACACTCAGTGAAAATGCTCCAATAGGCACAACAGTCATACAAGTGAATGCAACGGATTTAGATGACGGCCCGAACGGAGAGGTGGTTTACTCATTTGGTAACAGTGTGAGTAATAGTTTATTTACGCTTTTTGATATTAACCAATCAACAGGGGAGATAATTGTCAACGGTCTTATAGACTATGAGGAGAAGGACAAATACGAAATTGAAATTCAAGCGTCAGATAAAGGTGTTGCTCCGCTAACTACAGAAAAAAGCGTCATAATAAAGATAGTTGACGTGAATGACAACGCACCTGAGATTGAGGTTACCTCATTTTCCAGCTCCATCCCTGAAGATTCAAGACCTGGAACTACAGTTGCCCTTATCAGTGTAAATGATTTGGACTCTGGTCTTAATGGAAATGTTATTTGCTCCATAGCTGAAGATGTTCCTTTTGTTTTATCACCATCTTTACAAGATAAAATGTATTCTTTAGTGACCAAATTGCCtctggacagagagaaaagggcTAAATATGAACTAACAATAGTTGCCAAAGACTCTGGCCAGCCGTCATTATCATCTGAGAAGACAATAAGCGTTGTGGTGTCAGATGTGAATGACAACAGCCCAGAGTTTTCACAGAGTCCCTATACTTTTTATGTCAGTGAAACTAATGAGCCAGGTACCTCTGTATTTGCGGTTAAAGCTTTTGATCGCGATGAGAACGACAATGCAGTAATTTCATATCGTATTTTGAGAGATGGAAGCGAGGAAAATAAATTGACTTCATTTCTAAACATAAATACTGAAAACGGAGATATTTTGGCGCTAAAAAGTTTTGACTTTGAAACTCTGAAAACGTTCCAGTTCCAAGTTGTCGCCACGGATTCCGGAACTCCGTCACTAAGCAGCAACGTCACAGTGAACGTGTTCATTCTGGATCAGAACGACAACGCTCCAGTCATCCTGTATCCAGTCAGCTCTAACGGTTCTGCTGAAGGTGTGGAGGAGATTCCTCGCAATGTGAACGCAGGACACTTGGTGACTAAAGTCAGAGCCTATGACGCTGATATAGGATATAACGGCTGGTTACTCTTTTCACTGCAGGAAGTTACTGACCACAGTCTCTTTGGTTTGGACCGCTATACAGGACAGATCAGAACACTTCGCTCATTCACAGAAACAGACGAGGCTGAGCATAAACTGGTAATACTGGTGAAAGACAATGGGAACGTTTCACTGTCAGCAACAGCTACTGTGATTGTCAAACTTGTGGAGCCCAAAGAAGCTTTTGcagcttctgatgttaaaagtTCAACTAAGGTTGACGAGGAAGACAATGTTACACTTTACCTGATGATAACTTTGGGCTCAGTTTCAACACTTTTTCTCATCAGTATCATCGTGTTGATTGCAATGCAGTGCTCTAAACCCACAGACTATACTTCTAAATATCTACAAGATACAAATTATGATGGTACACTGTGTCACAGCATCCAGTACAGATCTGGAGACAAACGCTACATGTTAGTTGGACCAAGAATGAGTATAGGATCTACTATAGTCCCAGGCAGCCATGCCAATACTCTGGTGCTCCCTGACAGGAGGAGAGCATCTGAAGAGGtaagacagttttttttgtga
- the LOC122990997 gene encoding protocadherin alpha-8-like: MEQRGCEARRARRRWIGYVVAVLLWTVTSAQIRYSISEEIKEGTVVGNIANDLGLDKSTLKERKYRIVSSATEPLFHVDQNDGILYVSRKIDREEICERSSTCLINLKTVIENPLEVHYVGVEVLDINDHSPSFPEKKKTLEISESVLPGVRVPLKASRDPDSGPFSVQQYKLSPNDHFRLEVKDKGEDGKIPILIVQKSLDREAAGSHSLVLTALDGGKPPKSGEMNILVNVLDVNDNVPVFTKDVYSVMLNENAPVGTTVIQVNATDLDDGPNGDVVYSFSNSVSHRLLNIFDINPSTGEIIVKGLIDYEEKDRYEIEIQASDKGLAPLATEKSVIIKIVDVNDNAPEIEVTSFSSSIPEDSRPGTTVALISVNDLDSGLNGKVICSISEDVPFALSPTLQDKMYSLVTKSPLDRETQSHYIITVVAKDSGQPSLSSEKTISVVVSDVNDNSPEFSLSPYTFYITEANEPGTSVFSVKAFDRDENDNAVISYRILRDGREENQLTSFLNINTENGDILALKSFDFETLKTFQFHVVATDSGTPSLSSNVTVNVFILDQNDNAPVILYPVSSNGSAEGVEEIPRNVNAGHLVTKVRAYDADIGYNGWLLFSLQQVTDHSLFGLDRYTGQIRTLRSFTETDEAEHKLVILVKDNGNVSLSATATVIVKLVEPREAFAASDVKSESKVDKEDNVTFYLIITLGSVSVLFLISIIVLIAMQCSKTTDYTSKYLQETNYDGTLCHSIQYRSGDKRYMLVGPRMSIGSTIVPGSHANTLVLPDRRRASGEVRAINTHNISTAAFLFILNYVVILWQSE, encoded by the coding sequence ATGGAACAAAGAGGATGCGAGGCAAGAAGGGCGAGAAGACGGTGGATCGGATACGTGGTCGCTGTGCTTTTGTGGACTGTGACCTCGGCGCAAATACGATATTCCATCTCCGAGGAAATTAAGGAAGGAACTGTGGTTGGAAATATAGCGAATGATTTGGGATTAGATAAGAGCACGTTGAAAGAAAGGAAGTATAGGATTGTTTCTAGTGCTACGGAACCTCTTTTCCATGTTGATCAGAACGACGGCATCCTGTACGTAAGCAGAAAGATTGACAGAGAAGAGATATGCGAGCGGAGCAGTACGTGTTTAATAAATCTAAAAACCGTGATAGAAAACCCACTGGAGGTCCACTATGTAGGAGTGGAAGTCCTGGATATAAACGACCATTCTCCCAGTTTcccagagaaaaagaaaacgtTGGAGATTTCAGAGTCTGTTTTGCCTGGAGTACGTGTTCCGCTAAAAGCTTCACGAGATCCAGACAGTGGTCCTTTCTCTGTTCAGCAGTATAAACTCAGCCCCAATGACCACTTCCGTTTGGAAGTTAAGGATAAGGGAGAAGATGGTAAAATACCAATATTAATTGTGCAAAAATCTTTGGACAGGGAGGCAGCGGGAAGCCACTCATTAGTGCTGACGGCTCTGGACGGAGGGAAACCTCCGAAATCGGGCGAAATGAATATTCTAGTTAATGTTTTAGATGTCAACGATAATGTGCCTGTTTTCACTAAAGATGTTTACTCTGTGATGCTTAATGAAAATGCTCCAGTAGGCACAACAGTCATACAAGTGAATGCAACTGATTTAGATGACGGCCCGAACGGAGATGTAGTTTATTCATTTAGCAATAGTGTGAGTCACAGATTACTAAACATTTTTGACATCAATCCATCAACAGGTGAAATAATTGTGAAAGGTTTAATAGACTAtgaggaaaaagacagataTGAGATTGAAATTCAAGCTTCAGACAAAGGTCTCGCTCCTCTGGCGACAGAAAAAAGCGTCATTATAAAGATAGTTGACGTGAATGACAATGCACCTGAGATTGAGGTTACCTCATTTTCCAGCTCCATCCCTGAAGATTCCAGACCTGGAACTACAGTTGCCCTTATCAGTGTGAATGATTTGGATTCTGGTCTCAATGGAAAAGTTATTTGCTCCATAAGTGAGGATGTTCCTTTTGCTTTATCACCAACCTTACAAGACAAAATGTATTCTTTAGTAACAAAGTCGCCTctggacagagagacacagtCGCACTATATCATAACAGTAGTTGCCAAAGACTCTGGCCAGCCGTCATTATCATCTGAAAAGACGATAAGCGTTGTGGTGTCAGATGTGAATGACAACAGTCCAGAGTTTTCACTGAGCCCCTATACTTTCTATATTACTGAAGCTAATGAGCCAGGAACATCTGTATTTTCGGTTAAAGCTTTTGATCGCGATGAGAACGACAATGCAGTAATTTCATATCGTATTTTAAGAGATGGACGCGAGGAAAATCAATTGACTTCATTTCTAAacataaatactgaaaatggaGATATTTTGGCGCTAAAAAGTTTCGACTTTGAAACTCTGAAAACGTTCCAGTTCCACGTTGTTGCCACAGATTCTGGAACTCCGTCACTAAGCAGCAACGTCACAGTAAACGTGTTCATTCTGGATCAGAACGACAACGCTCCAGTCATCCTGTATCCAGTCAGCTCTAACGGTTCTGCTGAAGGTGTGGAGGAGATTCCTCGCAATGTGAACGCAGGACACTTGGTGACTAAAGTCAGAGCCTATGACGCTGATATAGGATATAACGGCTGGTTACTCTTTTCACTGCAGCAAGTTACTGACCACAGTCTCTTTGGTTTGGACCGCTATACAGGACAGATCAGAACACTTCGCTCATTCACAGAAACAGACGAGGCTGAGCATAAACTGGTCATACTGGTGAAAGACAATGGGAACGTCTCACTCTCAGCAACAGCTACTGTGATTGTCAAACTTGTGGAGCCCAGAGAAGCGTTTGcagcttctgatgttaaaagtGAAAGTAAGGTTGACAAGGAAgacaatgtgacattttatttgattataacTTTGGGCTCAGTGTCTGTACTTTTTCTCATCAGTATTATCGTGTTGATTGCAATGCAGTGCTCCAAAACTACAGACTATACATCCAAATACCTACAAGAAACAAATTATGATGGGACACTGTGTCACAGCATCCAGTACAGATCTGGAGACAAACGCTACATGTTAGTTGGACCCAGGATGAGTATAGGATCTACTATAGTCCCGGGCAGCCATGCCAATACTCTGGTGCTTCCCGACAGGAGACGAGCATCTGGAGAGGTAAGAGCAATCAATACTCACAATATTTCAACTGCcgcatttttatttatactaAATTATGTGGTAATTTTATGGCAATCTGAATAG